A window from Streptomyces subrutilus encodes these proteins:
- a CDS encoding cellulose binding domain-containing protein → MRRAIPGALTAALAALVIAVLPGLPAHAAAPRLTATTVQTSVWSTGYGADVVVSNGGDAASASWVVSFDLPVGTAVAGHWSAVKTQDGQHYTFTNAGYNGDVAPGGRETFGFNASGPGLPLNCTVNGSPCAGAPTTPTPTPTPPTPTPSPTVPTPTPTPTVPAGPVVEVATAAQLTSALAAAVPGQTIRLAPGEYRGAFAAVRAGTAAKPITLTGPRTAVLVNDGPSGEAPSCPVPTVGWDPGYGLWLYGAPYWNLSGFTVKDSKKGVVLDDAHHVTIDGLYVHHVEEEGVHFRRSSADGVLRNSVVEYTGLVQPGYGEGVYLGSAGSNWGCHGNSGGVDRSDRVLVENNRIGPYVAAEAVDVKEGTFGGTIRGNTFDGRGISGQNSADSWIDVKGVDYLIQGNRGTFAPPGTFANGYETHNPATTPAFPNGCGTVWRDNASDLGGVGAYAVKVTSTSKCAGRPNVVHSSNTVTGAVSGLTNVPVTP, encoded by the coding sequence ATGCGCAGAGCGATACCGGGTGCCCTGACGGCCGCACTCGCCGCCCTCGTCATCGCGGTACTGCCGGGCCTGCCGGCCCACGCGGCCGCGCCCCGGCTCACCGCGACGACCGTGCAGACGTCGGTGTGGAGCACCGGCTACGGCGCCGACGTCGTGGTGTCGAACGGCGGGGACGCCGCGTCCGCGAGCTGGGTCGTCTCGTTCGACCTGCCCGTCGGCACGGCGGTCGCCGGACACTGGTCGGCGGTGAAGACGCAGGACGGGCAGCACTACACCTTCACCAACGCCGGCTACAACGGTGACGTCGCCCCCGGCGGCCGGGAGACCTTCGGGTTCAACGCCAGCGGTCCGGGACTCCCGCTCAACTGCACGGTCAACGGCTCCCCGTGCGCCGGCGCCCCCACCACTCCGACGCCCACCCCGACTCCGCCCACGCCGACCCCGAGCCCGACTGTTCCCACCCCCACCCCCACCCCCACCGTCCCCGCAGGCCCGGTGGTCGAGGTCGCGACCGCCGCCCAGCTGACGAGCGCGCTCGCCGCTGCCGTGCCCGGGCAGACCATCCGGCTCGCCCCGGGGGAGTACCGCGGCGCCTTCGCGGCCGTCCGGGCCGGCACCGCGGCCAAGCCGATCACGCTCACCGGCCCGCGCACCGCCGTGCTCGTCAACGACGGCCCGTCCGGCGAGGCCCCCTCCTGCCCGGTCCCCACGGTCGGCTGGGACCCGGGGTACGGGCTGTGGCTCTACGGGGCCCCGTACTGGAACCTCAGCGGCTTCACCGTCAAGGACTCCAAGAAGGGAGTCGTCCTGGACGACGCGCACCACGTCACGATCGACGGGCTGTACGTCCACCACGTCGAGGAGGAGGGCGTGCACTTCCGGCGCTCCTCGGCCGACGGCGTCCTGCGCAACTCCGTCGTCGAGTACACCGGCCTGGTCCAGCCCGGGTACGGCGAGGGCGTCTACCTCGGCTCCGCCGGCTCCAACTGGGGCTGCCACGGCAACTCCGGCGGCGTGGACCGCTCCGACCGGGTGCTGGTGGAGAACAACCGGATCGGGCCGTACGTCGCGGCCGAGGCCGTCGACGTCAAGGAGGGCACCTTCGGCGGGACGATCCGGGGCAACACCTTCGACGGCCGGGGGATCAGCGGCCAGAACTCCGCCGACTCGTGGATCGACGTCAAGGGCGTCGACTACCTGATCCAGGGCAACAGGGGGACCTTCGCCCCGCCCGGAACCTTCGCCAACGGCTACGAGACGCACAACCCGGCCACCACCCCCGCCTTCCCCAACGGGTGCGGCACGGTGTGGCGGGACAACGCCTCGGACCTGGGCGGCGTCGGCGCGTACGCGGTCAAGGTCACCTCCACCTCGAAGTGCGCCGGCCGGCCCAACGTCGTGCACTCCTCCAACACGGTGACGGGAGCGGTGAGCGGACTGACCAACGTCCCCGTCACGCCGTAG
- a CDS encoding VOC family protein, translated as MASLVRHLTIDSSDAYGLARFWAGVLDGALADDDFPGDPEATVTAPGTALLFVTVADAKTVKNRVHVDLQPQDRTRDEEVERIVALGATVVGDHRRPDGTGWVTLADPEGNEFCVERSAAERAG; from the coding sequence ATGGCATCCCTCGTACGACACCTCACCATCGACTCCTCCGACGCCTACGGTCTGGCCCGCTTCTGGGCCGGCGTGCTGGACGGGGCGCTCGCCGACGACGACTTCCCCGGCGACCCCGAGGCCACGGTCACCGCGCCGGGCACCGCGCTGCTGTTCGTCACGGTCGCCGACGCGAAGACCGTCAAGAACCGGGTGCACGTGGACCTCCAGCCCCAGGACCGCACGCGGGACGAGGAGGTCGAACGGATCGTCGCCCTCGGGGCCACGGTGGTCGGGGACCACCGCAGGCCCGACGGCACCGGCTGGGTCACCCTGGCGGACCCGGAGGGCAACGAGTTCTGCGTGGAGCGGAGCGCCGCCGAGCGCGCGGGGTGA
- a CDS encoding UBP-type zinc finger domain-containing protein: MTTPPDPHLALVRPVVPATPEGCEDCLRLGTPWVHLRLCLTCGHVGCCDSSPLRHARGHAASAAHPIVRSFEPGEDWRWCFVHEALA; this comes from the coding sequence ATGACCACACCGCCCGATCCCCACCTCGCGCTCGTCCGGCCCGTGGTCCCCGCGACCCCCGAAGGGTGCGAGGACTGCCTGCGCCTGGGCACCCCGTGGGTCCACCTCAGGCTCTGCCTCACCTGCGGCCACGTCGGCTGCTGCGACTCCTCGCCGCTGCGGCACGCGCGGGGCCACGCGGCGAGCGCCGCGCATCCGATCGTGCGGTCCTTCGAACCGGGCGAGGACTGGCGCTGGTGCTTCGTCCACGAGGCCCTGGCCTGA
- a CDS encoding NmrA family NAD(P)-binding protein codes for MTASPATRTLLVTGSTGNTGRPLVHLLARDGHRVRAATRDLARGAGAHGGSAAPGTVAPVVFDWHEPATHDAALEGADAVYLVPPVGATHPARVMLPFLDRAVRAGVRRAVLLSSSQIASGGPGAGAVHAALPGAFGEWAVLRPSWFMQNFTGAHQHADDIRAEGLITTATGRGRVGFVDADDIAAVAARALTDAAPHDRDWIVTGPQALSYDDVAATLTRVTGRPVRHRAVDAQEMRRRYARQVPDGFAALLAGLDGLVAGGAEDRVTDCVEVVTGRAARSFAEHARAHARALAPRP; via the coding sequence ATGACCGCCTCCCCCGCCACCCGCACCCTCCTGGTGACCGGCTCCACCGGCAACACCGGCCGCCCCCTCGTGCACCTCCTGGCGCGCGACGGCCACCGCGTCAGGGCGGCCACCAGGGACCTCGCGCGCGGCGCCGGCGCCCACGGCGGCAGCGCCGCACCGGGCACCGTGGCCCCGGTGGTGTTCGACTGGCACGAGCCCGCCACCCACGACGCCGCCCTCGAAGGCGCCGACGCCGTCTACCTCGTACCGCCCGTCGGCGCCACGCACCCGGCCCGCGTCATGCTGCCCTTCCTGGACCGCGCCGTCCGGGCGGGCGTGCGCCGGGCGGTCCTGCTCAGCTCCTCCCAGATCGCGTCCGGCGGCCCCGGCGCCGGGGCCGTCCACGCCGCGCTGCCCGGAGCCTTCGGCGAATGGGCGGTGCTGCGCCCCTCCTGGTTCATGCAGAACTTCACCGGAGCCCACCAACACGCCGACGACATCCGCGCCGAGGGGCTGATCACCACGGCGACGGGCCGGGGCCGGGTGGGCTTCGTCGACGCGGACGACATCGCCGCGGTGGCGGCCCGCGCCCTGACCGATGCGGCCCCGCACGACCGGGACTGGATCGTCACGGGGCCGCAGGCCCTCTCGTACGACGACGTCGCCGCCACGCTCACCCGGGTCACCGGTCGACCCGTGCGCCACCGCGCGGTGGACGCGCAGGAGATGCGGCGGCGCTACGCACGGCAGGTGCCCGACGGCTTCGCCGCCCTGCTCGCGGGCCTGGACGGACTCGTCGCCGGGGGCGCGGAGGACCGGGTCACGGACTGCGTGGAAGTCGTGACCGGGCGCGCCGCCCGCTCCTTCGCCGAGCACGCGAGGGCCCACGCGCGGGCCCTCGCCCCGCGGCCGTGA
- a CDS encoding TetR/AcrR family transcriptional regulator, giving the protein MPEPRRRADAVRNREAVLDAAEALFTSAGPAEVSMNSVAAAAGVGKGTVFRAFTDRTGLLQALAERRSAPLREAVTAGPAPLGPSTPPRDRVPALLDALAGFKLDNRSLYLALEDDGAASPYRSASYAWWHHTLCEALGELTDPAHASYLAHLLLAAVRADLVSHLAATEHLTGDEIRTRLRAHVEAVLPG; this is encoded by the coding sequence ATGCCCGAGCCCAGACGGCGCGCCGACGCCGTGCGCAACCGCGAGGCCGTCCTGGACGCCGCCGAGGCGCTCTTCACGAGCGCCGGCCCGGCGGAGGTGAGCATGAACTCCGTCGCCGCGGCCGCCGGAGTCGGAAAGGGTACGGTCTTCCGCGCGTTCACCGACCGGACCGGCCTGCTCCAGGCCCTGGCCGAGCGCCGCTCCGCGCCCCTGCGCGAGGCCGTCACCGCGGGCCCGGCCCCCCTGGGCCCCTCGACCCCGCCCCGCGACCGCGTCCCGGCCCTGCTCGACGCCCTCGCCGGCTTCAAGCTGGACAACCGGAGCCTCTACCTGGCGCTGGAGGACGACGGCGCCGCCAGCCCGTACCGCAGCGCGTCGTACGCCTGGTGGCACCACACCCTGTGCGAGGCCCTCGGCGAGCTCACCGACCCCGCGCACGCCTCCTATCTCGCCCACCTGCTGCTGGCCGCCGTACGGGCCGACCTCGTCAGCCACCTCGCCGCCACCGAACACCTCACCGGCGACGAGATCCGCACCCGCCTGCGCGCCCACGTCGAGGCCGTGCTCCCCGGGTAG
- a CDS encoding ABC transporter permease, producing MTTSTSSAQAAPAVRRTPAASSFARQVMGEAGIGVALLALVAVFALAAPHFATRANLTHIATEITLNTMLAVGMTFVILVGGIDLSVGAVMALSAVVSGEVLTSGGLSPSVAVLLAVLVAAAVGMVCGLVNGFVSEHWKVPSFIVTLGMLNMARGAALQYTDAKTLYDFPPGFGRFGTATLLGVPALFWIALSMVAVGHVVLTRTVFGRLVFAIGGNEEAVRLSGHRTGVVKVAVFVIAGFAVGIAAVTYMARLSIASPIIGGGYELSAIAAVVIGGASLSGGKGSMVGTLLGACLLGVLTNGLLLMGVSDFQRQIITGAVIVVAVVVDHYRGRLARRLTPLG from the coding sequence GTGACCACGTCCACGTCCTCCGCGCAGGCCGCTCCGGCGGTGCGGCGCACCCCGGCCGCCTCCTCGTTCGCCCGGCAGGTGATGGGCGAGGCGGGAATCGGGGTGGCGCTGCTGGCCCTGGTGGCCGTGTTCGCACTGGCCGCACCGCACTTCGCGACCCGGGCGAACCTCACCCACATCGCCACCGAGATCACCTTGAACACGATGCTCGCGGTCGGCATGACGTTCGTCATCCTCGTCGGCGGTATCGACCTGTCGGTGGGCGCGGTGATGGCCCTGTCCGCGGTGGTCTCGGGCGAGGTGCTGACGTCCGGCGGCCTGTCGCCGTCGGTGGCGGTCCTGCTGGCCGTGCTGGTGGCGGCGGCCGTCGGGATGGTCTGCGGGCTGGTGAACGGCTTCGTGTCGGAGCACTGGAAGGTGCCGTCGTTCATCGTCACGCTCGGCATGCTGAACATGGCCCGGGGCGCGGCCCTCCAGTACACCGACGCCAAGACCCTCTACGACTTCCCGCCCGGCTTCGGCCGGTTCGGGACCGCGACCCTGCTGGGCGTGCCGGCGCTGTTCTGGATCGCGCTGTCGATGGTCGCGGTGGGCCATGTCGTCCTCACCCGTACCGTCTTCGGGCGGCTGGTCTTCGCGATCGGCGGCAACGAGGAGGCCGTACGGCTCTCCGGGCACCGGACCGGCGTGGTGAAGGTGGCCGTCTTCGTGATCGCCGGGTTCGCGGTGGGCATCGCGGCGGTGACGTACATGGCCCGGCTGTCGATCGCGAGCCCGATCATCGGCGGGGGCTACGAGCTGAGCGCGATCGCGGCGGTGGTCATCGGCGGGGCCTCGCTGTCCGGCGGCAAGGGCTCGATGGTGGGCACCCTGCTGGGGGCCTGCCTGCTCGGGGTGCTCACGAACGGGCTGCTGCTGATGGGGGTGTCCGACTTCCAGCGGCAGATCATCACCGGCGCGGTCATCGTGGTGGCGGTGGTGGTGGACCACTACCGCGGTCGGCTGGCCCGGCGCCTCACGCCGCTGGGCTGA
- a CDS encoding sugar ABC transporter ATP-binding protein has protein sequence MNGAAPRPAAPGAPEPLFEASGIAKAFPGVVALDGVRLDLRAGEVHALLGENGAGKSTLVKILGGVQAPDSGTMRLAGLPYAPADAASAMRAGVQVVHQELNLLPNLSVAENLFLQRLPRRLGLVDRRTLHRRAAGLLAEVGLEVSPGIRADRLGIAQAQLLEIARTLWQDCRVLVMDEPTATLTPRETGRLFALLRRLTARGTAVLYISHHLEEVFEIGDRMTVLRNGRHVVTEDLAGTDTAEVIRLMVGRDMEREYPPHVPREPGPELLRVEGLTAPGGRPVSFALRAGEVVGVAGLVGSGRTETVRALFGADRATGGRVLLRGRQVRIRSPRDAVRRGLGLLTEDRKGQGLVLGMPVAANVTLAATGAVSRGGLLRRGEEERHAREAVAALAVRTPGVRTAVGTLSGGNQQKVVLGRWLLAGADVLMVDEPTRGIDVGARYEIHQQLVALAAGGRALLVVSSDLPELMGVCDRILVFSRGGLAGEVARADFDSARILALAYSGYVGAPGGEDPPPPDAVPRPAPATKGDTP, from the coding sequence GTGAACGGCGCCGCCCCGCGTCCGGCAGCGCCCGGCGCCCCCGAACCCCTCTTCGAGGCCTCCGGCATAGCCAAGGCCTTCCCCGGGGTCGTCGCCCTCGACGGCGTACGGCTCGACCTGCGGGCGGGCGAAGTGCACGCGCTGCTCGGGGAGAACGGCGCCGGGAAGTCCACCCTGGTGAAGATCCTCGGCGGAGTCCAGGCCCCCGACTCCGGCACCATGCGGCTCGCGGGGCTCCCGTACGCCCCGGCGGACGCGGCCTCGGCGATGCGCGCGGGCGTCCAGGTGGTGCACCAGGAGCTGAACCTGCTGCCGAACCTGTCGGTGGCGGAGAACCTCTTCCTGCAGCGGCTGCCGCGCCGGCTCGGCCTGGTGGACCGGCGCACCCTGCACCGCAGGGCGGCCGGACTGCTGGCCGAGGTGGGGCTGGAGGTCTCCCCCGGTATCCGCGCGGACCGCCTCGGCATCGCCCAGGCGCAACTGCTGGAGATCGCCAGGACCCTGTGGCAGGACTGCCGGGTGCTGGTCATGGACGAACCGACGGCCACTCTCACCCCGCGGGAGACCGGGCGGCTGTTCGCCCTGCTGCGCCGGCTGACCGCGCGGGGCACGGCCGTGCTCTACATCTCCCACCACCTGGAGGAGGTGTTCGAGATCGGGGACCGGATGACGGTGCTGCGCAACGGCCGGCACGTCGTCACCGAGGACCTGGCCGGCACGGACACCGCCGAGGTGATCCGGCTGATGGTCGGCCGCGACATGGAGCGCGAGTACCCGCCGCACGTCCCGCGCGAACCGGGTCCCGAACTGTTGCGCGTCGAGGGGCTGACCGCGCCCGGCGGCCGGCCCGTCTCCTTCGCGTTGCGCGCGGGCGAGGTCGTCGGGGTGGCGGGCCTGGTGGGGTCCGGGCGCACGGAGACGGTGCGCGCCCTGTTCGGCGCCGACCGCGCCACCGGCGGCCGGGTGCTGCTGCGGGGGCGCCAGGTGCGCATCCGCTCGCCCCGGGACGCGGTCCGCCGCGGGCTGGGGCTGCTGACCGAGGACCGCAAGGGGCAGGGGCTGGTGCTGGGGATGCCGGTCGCGGCGAACGTCACCCTGGCCGCGACCGGCGCGGTCTCCCGCGGCGGCCTGCTGCGCCGGGGCGAGGAGGAGCGGCACGCGCGGGAGGCGGTGGCCGCGCTCGCGGTGCGCACGCCGGGCGTGCGGACGGCCGTCGGAACCCTCTCGGGCGGCAACCAGCAGAAGGTCGTGCTGGGCCGCTGGCTTCTCGCCGGCGCCGACGTCCTGATGGTGGACGAACCCACGCGCGGCATCGACGTCGGCGCCCGCTACGAGATCCACCAACAGCTCGTCGCACTGGCCGCCGGGGGGCGGGCCCTGCTGGTGGTCTCCTCCGACCTGCCCGAACTGATGGGCGTCTGCGACCGGATCCTCGTCTTCTCGCGCGGCGGCCTCGCCGGCGAGGTGGCCCGCGCGGACTTCGACAGTGCCCGCATCCTCGCGCTCGCGTACTCCGGCTACGTGGGCGCCCCGGGCGGTGAGGACCCGCCGCCACCGGACGCGGTCCCGCGGCCGGCCCCCGCAACGAAAGGTGACACCCCGTGA
- a CDS encoding sugar ABC transporter substrate-binding protein, translating into MSVNRNRSFLIASCTTLLLASALTACGQEGEGAADRKASARPTVCLVMKSLGNEYFQTMQKGAEEHAKQRGDLVLRASGIQNETDIDGQVAAINGCITDRADAIVVAPADSRALVAPLGRAVKAGVKVVNIDVKLDDRALAAAGLEIPFVGPDNTEGARLSGEVLGKALGRGAKVVILEGNPGAANAQQRKAGFEAAARAAGLEVVDSKTAHWETDEAYTVVGNWLTTHPDVRGVLASNDSMALGAVKAVQAKQSKVKIASFDNIEAVRPYVKDGTVVATVDQYAAQQAGDGIDQAMKAVKGEEPPKGWVKTTIKVVTAADLG; encoded by the coding sequence ATGTCAGTCAACCGGAATAGATCATTCCTTATCGCCTCCTGCACCACCCTCCTGCTGGCCTCCGCGCTCACCGCGTGCGGGCAGGAGGGCGAGGGCGCCGCCGACCGGAAGGCGAGCGCCCGGCCCACCGTCTGCCTGGTCATGAAGTCGCTCGGCAACGAGTACTTCCAGACCATGCAGAAGGGGGCCGAGGAGCACGCGAAGCAGCGCGGCGACCTCGTGCTCAGGGCCAGCGGCATCCAGAACGAGACCGACATCGACGGCCAGGTCGCGGCCATCAACGGCTGCATCACCGACCGGGCCGACGCCATCGTCGTCGCTCCGGCCGACTCCCGGGCCCTGGTGGCCCCGCTGGGCCGCGCCGTGAAGGCGGGCGTGAAGGTGGTGAACATCGACGTGAAGCTCGACGACAGGGCGCTCGCGGCGGCCGGCCTGGAGATCCCGTTCGTCGGCCCGGACAACACCGAGGGCGCCCGGCTGTCGGGCGAGGTGCTGGGCAAGGCCCTGGGCAGGGGCGCCAAGGTCGTCATCCTGGAGGGCAACCCCGGTGCGGCCAACGCCCAGCAGCGCAAGGCCGGTTTCGAGGCGGCGGCGCGGGCGGCCGGTCTGGAGGTGGTGGACTCCAAGACCGCCCACTGGGAGACGGACGAGGCGTACACGGTGGTCGGCAACTGGCTGACCACCCATCCGGACGTGCGGGGCGTCCTCGCGTCCAACGACTCGATGGCGCTCGGCGCGGTCAAGGCGGTCCAGGCCAAGCAGAGCAAGGTCAAGATCGCGTCCTTCGACAACATCGAGGCCGTCCGCCCCTACGTGAAGGACGGCACGGTGGTGGCGACGGTGGACCAGTACGCGGCCCAGCAGGCGGGCGACGGCATCGACCAGGCCATGAAGGCGGTCAAGGGCGAGGAGCCGCCGAAGGGCTGGGTCAAGACCACGATCAAGGTCGTCACCGCGGCCGACCTCGGCTGA
- the rbsD gene encoding D-ribose pyranase, protein MRAEGLWHPRLLHLVASLGHGELLVVADPGLPVPAGVECVDLVWRRGDPPLGPVLACVLGELAAERATVAAEAADPGLLAVFARELAGLPVDRVAHAELKELTGRARAVVRTGEATPYANVVLRAGVPF, encoded by the coding sequence GTGCGCGCTGAGGGGCTGTGGCATCCGCGGCTGCTGCACCTGGTGGCCTCGCTGGGGCACGGGGAGCTGCTGGTCGTGGCCGATCCGGGGCTGCCCGTACCGGCCGGGGTGGAGTGCGTGGACCTGGTGTGGCGGCGCGGGGATCCGCCGCTGGGTCCGGTGCTGGCCTGCGTGCTGGGCGAGCTGGCCGCGGAGCGGGCGACGGTCGCGGCGGAGGCCGCCGATCCGGGGCTGCTGGCGGTGTTCGCGCGGGAGTTGGCCGGGCTGCCCGTGGACCGGGTCGCGCACGCCGAGCTCAAGGAACTGACCGGCCGGGCCCGCGCGGTGGTCCGGACCGGGGAGGCGACCCCGTACGCCAACGTGGTGCTGCGGGCCGGGGTCCCCTTCTGA
- a CDS encoding ribokinase — translation MDERLVVIGSLNMDLSVTVSRLPRPGETVSGADVVRGAGGKGANQAVAAARLGAGVRMVGLLGEDTLGGELRAGLLAEGVDAGGIAQLPGVSTGLALIVVQRDGENTITLSPGANHRLDVPALEELAEPAGPGETLLLQLEVPVETVLAAARSARAAGALTVLNAAPLPALPLPSELLAAVDVLVVNETEAAGLLAPGPEPDWATHARRLRALGPDTVVITLGAAGAVAAGPDGPVAEDGFPVAAVDTVGAGDAFCAQLALALGAGVPLAQAVRRSCAAGALATTRRGAQAALPTRAEVDGLLVRSGAGVAGRAR, via the coding sequence ATGGATGAGCGATTGGTCGTGATCGGCAGCCTCAACATGGACCTGTCGGTCACCGTGTCCCGGCTGCCACGGCCGGGCGAGACGGTCTCCGGGGCCGATGTGGTGCGCGGGGCCGGCGGCAAGGGCGCCAACCAGGCCGTGGCCGCCGCCCGGCTCGGCGCCGGCGTACGGATGGTGGGCCTGCTCGGCGAGGACACGCTGGGCGGTGAACTGCGGGCCGGGCTGCTGGCCGAGGGCGTGGACGCCGGGGGGATCGCCCAGCTTCCCGGGGTGTCGACGGGCCTGGCGCTCATCGTCGTCCAGCGGGACGGGGAGAACACCATCACCCTCTCCCCCGGTGCCAACCACCGGCTGGACGTGCCCGCGCTGGAGGAGCTGGCGGAGCCGGCCGGTCCGGGTGAGACCCTGCTGCTCCAGCTGGAGGTCCCGGTCGAGACGGTCCTGGCCGCCGCCCGTTCGGCGCGCGCGGCGGGGGCGCTGACGGTGCTGAACGCGGCGCCGCTGCCGGCCCTGCCGCTGCCCTCGGAGCTGCTGGCGGCGGTCGACGTCCTGGTGGTCAACGAGACCGAGGCCGCGGGGCTGCTGGCGCCCGGTCCGGAGCCCGACTGGGCGACGCACGCGCGGCGGCTGCGGGCGCTGGGCCCGGACACCGTGGTGATCACCCTGGGCGCGGCGGGTGCGGTGGCGGCGGGTCCGGACGGTCCGGTGGCCGAGGACGGGTTCCCGGTCGCCGCGGTGGACACGGTGGGCGCGGGGGACGCCTTCTGCGCGCAGTTGGCGCTGGCCCTGGGCGCCGGGGTTCCGCTCGCGCAAGCCGTACGGCGCTCCTGCGCGGCGGGGGCGCTGGCGACCACCCGGCGCGGAGCCCAGGCGGCGCTGCCGACCCGGGCCGAGGTGGACGGTCTGCTGGTGCGCTCCGGAGCGGGGGTGGCGGGCCGTGCGCGCTGA
- a CDS encoding LacI family DNA-binding transcriptional regulator, with the protein MATRQDVARLAGTSPAVVSYVLNNGPRSVAPATKERVLAAVRTLDYRPNAVARSLRMSQTMTLGLVVPDAANPFFAELARSLEDHAWAAGYTLLVGNTVDDPGREAGYIRTFVDRQVDGLVLIPSQGDRPWRAELARSAVPSIVFDRELTGVAASHVVVDNAGGARAATEHLLAHGRRRVGCIAGPVGIHPTVDRVVGWRTALEAAGLRAGSGSGGTTGWEALPEAAPLLHGQFGRLDGYRSGRALLSLDRSVDALFVTSDEQAFGVLRAATELGIRVPEDLALVSFDGIAAGAYTCPALSTMRQPFEGLARTAVRRLLGRMRDPDLPPTRDVLPVSLLARGSCGCLDPAGGEHAPASTPYEAEESRSDG; encoded by the coding sequence ATGGCTACACGGCAGGACGTGGCACGGCTCGCGGGCACCTCCCCCGCGGTCGTCAGCTACGTGCTCAACAACGGGCCCCGGTCGGTGGCCCCGGCCACCAAGGAGCGGGTCTTGGCGGCGGTGCGCACCCTCGACTACCGGCCCAACGCGGTCGCCCGCTCGCTGCGGATGAGCCAGACCATGACGCTCGGGCTGGTCGTGCCGGACGCGGCCAACCCGTTCTTCGCGGAGCTGGCCCGCTCCCTGGAGGACCACGCCTGGGCCGCCGGCTACACCCTGCTGGTGGGCAACACGGTCGACGATCCGGGCCGCGAGGCCGGCTACATCCGGACCTTCGTGGACCGCCAGGTGGACGGGCTGGTGCTCATCCCCTCCCAGGGCGACCGGCCGTGGCGGGCCGAGCTGGCCCGCTCCGCCGTCCCGAGCATCGTCTTCGACCGCGAACTGACCGGCGTCGCCGCCTCCCACGTCGTGGTCGACAACGCGGGCGGGGCGCGGGCCGCCACCGAGCACCTGCTGGCCCACGGCCGGCGCCGGGTCGGCTGCATCGCCGGCCCGGTCGGCATCCACCCCACGGTGGACCGGGTGGTGGGCTGGCGCACCGCCCTGGAGGCGGCGGGCCTGCGGGCGGGGTCCGGCTCGGGCGGGACCACCGGCTGGGAGGCCCTGCCCGAGGCGGCCCCGCTGCTGCACGGCCAGTTCGGGCGGCTCGACGGCTACCGCTCCGGGCGGGCGCTGCTGTCGCTGGACCGGTCGGTGGACGCCTTGTTCGTCACCTCGGACGAGCAGGCGTTCGGGGTGCTGCGGGCCGCCACCGAGCTGGGCATCCGGGTGCCGGAGGACCTGGCGCTGGTGTCCTTCGACGGGATCGCGGCCGGGGCCTACACCTGTCCGGCGCTGTCCACCATGCGCCAGCCCTTCGAGGGGCTCGCGCGGACCGCCGTACGACGGCTGCTGGGCCGGATGAGGGACCCGGACCTGCCGCCGACCCGGGACGTGCTGCCGGTGTCCCTGCTCGCCCGGGGCTCCTGCGGCTGCCTCGACCCGGCGGGCGGCGAACACGCCCCCGCCTCCACCCCGTACGAGGCGGAGGAGTCCCGCAGCGATGGATGA